One Miscanthus floridulus cultivar M001 chromosome 11, ASM1932011v1, whole genome shotgun sequence DNA window includes the following coding sequences:
- the LOC136494938 gene encoding FHA domain-containing protein PS1-like isoform X2, whose product MMCSLTKKFHNGMVLKKCNNQESGSAGQGMKAWTMVANTDSLLDDESRKAIMLLRGLKGTHLFIPRIVIRELDSMKQREGTVNKGDHHRLRPRLQQAPERREGCRPVQQRHAKIKAMAEGLPCEGAFRESLMDPSSRRFMWAASAPRGSAWSCLDASALAENYYNSHHHHHAMKRRVVPARPANRRRNDG is encoded by the exons ATGATGTGTTCCCTGACAAAGAAATTCCACAATGGAATGGTGCTCAAAAAA TGTAATAACCAAGAATCAGGTAGTGCTGGACAAGGTATGAAAGCCTGGACCATGGTGGCTAATACAGACAGTCTTCTTGATGACGAATCTAGGAAGGCTATTATGCTGTTAAGAGGCCTAAAAGGAACTCATCTGTTCATACCGAGGATTG TGATCAGGGAGTTAGATTCCATGAAGCAGCGGGAGGGCACGGTCAACAAAGGCGACCACCATCGACTGCGCCCTCGTCTTCAGCAGGCTCCGGAGCGACGAGAAGGTTGTCGTCCTGTCCAACAGCGTCACGCTAAGATCAAAGCCATGGCAGAG GGCTTGCCTTGCGAGGGAGCGTTCCGCGAGTCGCTGATGGACCCGTCGTCCAGGCGGTTCATGTGGGCGGCCAGCGCACCGCGGGGGTCGGCGTGGTCGTGCCTGGACGCGTCCGCGCTGGCGGAGAACTACTACaacagccaccaccaccaccacgcgatGAAGCGGAGGGTGGTCCCGGCGAGGCCTGCCAACCGAAGAAGAAATGATGGATGA
- the LOC136494938 gene encoding FHA domain-containing protein PS1-like isoform X4, producing MKAWTMVANTDSLLDDESRKAIMLLRGLKGTHLFIPRIVIRELDSMKQREGTVNKGDHHRLRPRLQQAPERREGCRPVQQRHAKIKAMAEGLPCEGAFRESLMDPSSRRFMWAASAPRGSAWSCLDASALAENYYNSHHHHHAMKRRVVPARPANRRRNDG from the exons ATGAAAGCCTGGACCATGGTGGCTAATACAGACAGTCTTCTTGATGACGAATCTAGGAAGGCTATTATGCTGTTAAGAGGCCTAAAAGGAACTCATCTGTTCATACCGAGGATTG TGATCAGGGAGTTAGATTCCATGAAGCAGCGGGAGGGCACGGTCAACAAAGGCGACCACCATCGACTGCGCCCTCGTCTTCAGCAGGCTCCGGAGCGACGAGAAGGTTGTCGTCCTGTCCAACAGCGTCACGCTAAGATCAAAGCCATGGCAGAG GGCTTGCCTTGCGAGGGAGCGTTCCGCGAGTCGCTGATGGACCCGTCGTCCAGGCGGTTCATGTGGGCGGCCAGCGCACCGCGGGGGTCGGCGTGGTCGTGCCTGGACGCGTCCGCGCTGGCGGAGAACTACTACaacagccaccaccaccaccacgcgatGAAGCGGAGGGTGGTCCCGGCGAGGCCTGCCAACCGAAGAAGAAATGATGGATGA
- the LOC136494938 gene encoding FHA domain-containing protein PS1-like isoform X3: MMCSLTKKFHNGMCNNQESGSAGQGMKAWTMVANTDSLLDDESRKAIMLLRGLKGTHLFIPRIVIRELDSMKQREGTVNKGDHHRLRPRLQQAPERREGCRPVQQRHAKIKAMAEGLPCEGAFRESLMDPSSRRFMWAASAPRGSAWSCLDASALAENYYNSHHHHHAMKRRVVPARPANRRRNDG; encoded by the exons ATGATGTGTTCCCTGACAAAGAAATTCCACAATGGAATG TGTAATAACCAAGAATCAGGTAGTGCTGGACAAGGTATGAAAGCCTGGACCATGGTGGCTAATACAGACAGTCTTCTTGATGACGAATCTAGGAAGGCTATTATGCTGTTAAGAGGCCTAAAAGGAACTCATCTGTTCATACCGAGGATTG TGATCAGGGAGTTAGATTCCATGAAGCAGCGGGAGGGCACGGTCAACAAAGGCGACCACCATCGACTGCGCCCTCGTCTTCAGCAGGCTCCGGAGCGACGAGAAGGTTGTCGTCCTGTCCAACAGCGTCACGCTAAGATCAAAGCCATGGCAGAG GGCTTGCCTTGCGAGGGAGCGTTCCGCGAGTCGCTGATGGACCCGTCGTCCAGGCGGTTCATGTGGGCGGCCAGCGCACCGCGGGGGTCGGCGTGGTCGTGCCTGGACGCGTCCGCGCTGGCGGAGAACTACTACaacagccaccaccaccaccacgcgatGAAGCGGAGGGTGGTCCCGGCGAGGCCTGCCAACCGAAGAAGAAATGATGGATGA
- the LOC136494938 gene encoding FHA domain-containing protein PS1-like isoform X1 codes for MSFRFSIASDMTNLYAGQCNNQESGSAGQGMKAWTMVANTDSLLDDESRKAIMLLRGLKGTHLFIPRIVIRELDSMKQREGTVNKGDHHRLRPRLQQAPERREGCRPVQQRHAKIKAMAEGLPCEGAFRESLMDPSSRRFMWAASAPRGSAWSCLDASALAENYYNSHHHHHAMKRRVVPARPANRRRNDG; via the exons ATGTCTTTTCGTTTTAGTATCGCATCTGACATGACCAATCTTTATGCTGGACAGTGTAATAACCAAGAATCAGGTAGTGCTGGACAAGGTATGAAAGCCTGGACCATGGTGGCTAATACAGACAGTCTTCTTGATGACGAATCTAGGAAGGCTATTATGCTGTTAAGAGGCCTAAAAGGAACTCATCTGTTCATACCGAGGATTG TGATCAGGGAGTTAGATTCCATGAAGCAGCGGGAGGGCACGGTCAACAAAGGCGACCACCATCGACTGCGCCCTCGTCTTCAGCAGGCTCCGGAGCGACGAGAAGGTTGTCGTCCTGTCCAACAGCGTCACGCTAAGATCAAAGCCATGGCAGAG GGCTTGCCTTGCGAGGGAGCGTTCCGCGAGTCGCTGATGGACCCGTCGTCCAGGCGGTTCATGTGGGCGGCCAGCGCACCGCGGGGGTCGGCGTGGTCGTGCCTGGACGCGTCCGCGCTGGCGGAGAACTACTACaacagccaccaccaccaccacgcgatGAAGCGGAGGGTGGTCCCGGCGAGGCCTGCCAACCGAAGAAGAAATGATGGATGA
- the LOC136492817 gene encoding uncharacterized protein translates to MPSSAAAAMARPSSRPSSSCSASKPRKPSPSPSPSPATAPKHKTVGSSRRRSPLSDLNSRDASAARERPGCFGFLLPSAAASSGSRSRARSASTPRTPKRPDSKPRGPDQLPDKESRTRAQRCAGQEPRMGGQEPIGARINKIGPAAGKKQWRAKDEQLDQFQALTPEKKADSEATLSTGATPPVHASISPEVAAACGSATPACFAAGHHVVPGVGDRRKCRPRGILAIAGEGLTSQDLDEEPSRASIHWLSSPSGAEAWTSSTKCGNEEASVNWLASPHDEGGLDLLEDEIFVPRCSLEDAFWRFSPDCTGLLGSPLLSGLLDFGTPASEMSGVTPSSGFLSLQKTPSSGDSISPFSLIVKRASQSSSRFRTLCAQQGLGNSYRYDSAADPAPISGESWRESVGNGTRSGLTRTGSRPLKMMDPVLECLEMMSLSPRPGDDDYGGNGTPPAPLPELSFQFAGAPTPLESIDLTTFKRSPRDIELKAETSFRKSVMADTRISWREGLVSRMFDIGDLDCCKWLSDDEDSPVLSFTEEALADGTNSQPGNGCCLHESGDQQEACGFGSVEFSCIGDELNNNSIKASPNNVSVAESMNAEGFELVTSDDSDWTLFYKNYLFES, encoded by the coding sequence AtgccctcctccgccgccgccgccatggccaggcCATCATCCCGTCCATCCTCCTCCTGCTCCGCCTCCAAGCCCCGGAAGCCCTCCCCGTCCCCTTCCCCATCCCCGGCGACGGCGCCCAAGCACAAGACCGTTGGTTcgagccgccgccgcagcccgctATCCGATCTCAACTCCAGGGACGCCTCCGCCGCGCGCGAGCGCCCCGGGTGCTTCGGCTTCCTCCTCCCCTCCGCTGCCGCCTCCTCCGGGTCCAGGTCCAGGGCCAGGTCCGCGTCCACCCCGCGGACCCCTAAGCGCCCCGACTCCAAGCCCAGGGGGCCGGACCAGCTCCCGGATAAGGAATCGAGGACCAGGGCGCAGAGATGCGCCGGGCAAGAGCCGAGGATGGGGGGGCAGGAGCCGATCGGTGCGCGGATCAACAAGATCGGACCGGCCGCCGGCAAGAAGCAGTGGCGGGCGAAGGACGAGCAGCTGGATCAGTTCCAGGCCTTGACGCCGGAGAAGAAAGCGGATTCCGAGGCCACGCTGTCTACCGGCGCGACGCCGCCGGTCCACGCGTCGATCTCGCCCGAGGTGGCCGCGGCGTGCGGGTCCGCGACGCCCGCGTGCTTCGCGGCGGGCCACCACGTCGTCCCCGGCGTCGGGGACCGTCGCAAGTGCCGGCCGCGGGGCATCCTGGCGATCGCGGGGGAGGGATTGACCAGCCAGGACCTCGACGAGGAGCCGTCCCGCGCGTCCATCCACTGGCTGTCCTCGCCGTCGGGGGCGGAGGCCTGGACGTCCTCGACGAAATGCGGCAACGAGGAGGCGTCTGTGAACTGGCTGGCGTCCCCGCACGACGAAGGCGGGTTGGACTTGCTCGAAGACGAGATCTTCGTGCCCAGATGCTCCTTGGAGGACGCGTTCTGGCGGTTCTCCCCGGACTGCACGGGGCTGTTGGGCTCACCGCTGCTCAGCGGTCTGCTTGACTTCGGCACTCCAGCGTCAGAAATGTCCGGGGTGACGCCGTCGTCAGGGTTTCTCTCCCTGCAGAAGACACCAAGCAGTGGCGATAGCATTAGTCCCTTCTCGCTTATTGTCAAGAGGGCATCGCAGTCCTCTTCCAGATTTCGGACTTTGTGTGCCCAGCAGGGACTGGGCAACAGCTACCGGTATGATtcggcggcggatccggcacCAATTTCTGGTGAGTCATGGCGTGAAAGTGTCGGCAATGGCACACGGTCAGGGTTGACAAGGACAGGCAGTCGTCCCCTGAAGATGATGGATCCAGTGCTGGAATGTCTTGAAATGATGAGTTTGTCCCCAAGGCCTGGGGACGATGACTATGGTGGAAATGGCACACCGCCTGCACCATTGCCTGAGCTTAGCTTCCAGTTTGCAGGAGCTCCGACGCCTCTGGAATCCATAGACTTGACCACTTTTAAAAGGTCTCCTCGTGACATAGAATTGAAGGCAGAGACAAGTTTCCGAAAATCGGTCATGGCAGACACTCGGATCTCTTGGCGAGAGGGGCTTGTCAGCAGAATGTTTGATATCGGTGATTTGGATTGCTGCAAATGGCTatctgatgatgaagattcacCAGTGCTTTCGTTCACTGAAGAGGCTTTGGCAGATGGTACCAATTCTCAGCCAGGTAATGGTTGTTGCCTGCATGAGAGTGGCGACCAACAGGAAGCATGTGGCTTTGGCTCTGTTGAGTTCAGTTGTATTGGTGATGAACTGAACAATAATAGCATCAAGGCATCTCCAAATAATGTTTCAGTTGCAGAGTCCATGAATGCAGAAGGATTCGAGCTTGTCACATCGGATGACTCTGATTGGACTCTCTTCTACAAGAATTACTTGTTTGAATCATGA
- the LOC136494509 gene encoding protein GL2-INTERACTING REPRESSOR 2-like — protein MSEQGKRPTMAGGGSAAESPASSCVSSDAEDEVVVQPKPMVVVGCPQCLMYVMLSGEEQQPKCPRCKSPVLLHFLRAVGHGGDDINGNLPAGRQ, from the coding sequence ATGAGCGAGCAGGGCAAGAGGCCGACGATGGCCGGCGGCGGGTCGGCGGCAGAGTCGCCGGCGAGCTCGTGCGTGTCATCGGACGCGGAGGACGAGGTGGTGGTGCAGCCGAAGccgatggtggtggtggggtgCCCGCAGTGCCTCATGTACGTGATGCTGTCCGGGGAGGAGCAGCAGCCCAAGTGCCCGCGGTGCAAGAGCCCCGTGCTGCTGCACTTCCTCCGCGCCGTCGGCCACGGCGGCGACGACATCAACGGCAAtctgccggccggccggcagtAA